In a genomic window of Allomeiothermus silvanus DSM 9946:
- a CDS encoding efflux RND transporter periplasmic adaptor subunit — protein MRRWGLPLIILLSLALTLFGLLRPRPDPGTLVAVTETKSGSFTREVSGNALVEAETYTLNFNRAGRVARVWVREGQSVEAGQLLAELELSREREDLAAAQAQLSALQARLQASRFDAEVTRRNLQRQLAQAQEQLGLTRRLLAIGAASQAELDNLGRQVVQLEGQLESAAVQAKASQRDIQAQLEAQQAQIQSLQRTITDAQLRAPLAGIVTEVGIKVGESASTAAGGIRIVRAGSVRVRARLPEAQALEVKPGMPAHIELDALPGQRLNAKVERLSAVAEVQGQGGSAVLPVFLRFTEAAARSVKPGFTGTARVIVLSLPQATLVPLETLVEENGRSFVWVVDKETHTVKKQPVTVRSRNLTQAAVEGVSPGVWIVSLPPQTLKDGAKVRYNPPASGTSQGS, from the coding sequence CGCGGTGACCGAGACCAAGTCGGGCAGCTTCACCCGCGAAGTTTCGGGAAATGCGCTGGTGGAAGCCGAGACCTACACCTTGAACTTCAATCGGGCTGGCCGGGTAGCCCGGGTGTGGGTGCGGGAAGGGCAAAGCGTAGAAGCGGGGCAACTGTTGGCTGAGCTCGAGCTTTCCCGCGAACGCGAGGACCTGGCGGCTGCCCAGGCCCAGCTCTCCGCCCTGCAAGCCCGGCTGCAGGCCAGCCGGTTTGACGCCGAGGTCACCCGGCGAAACCTCCAGCGCCAGCTAGCCCAGGCCCAAGAGCAACTCGGCCTCACCCGGCGGCTCCTTGCCATCGGTGCGGCCTCCCAGGCTGAGCTGGACAACCTGGGCCGCCAGGTAGTCCAGCTCGAGGGCCAGCTCGAGAGCGCTGCTGTTCAGGCCAAAGCCTCGCAACGCGACATCCAGGCTCAGCTCGAGGCCCAGCAAGCCCAGATCCAATCCCTCCAGCGCACCATCACGGATGCCCAGTTGCGCGCCCCGCTGGCCGGAATCGTCACCGAGGTGGGAATCAAAGTGGGGGAGTCGGCCAGCACCGCAGCGGGCGGGATTCGCATCGTCCGGGCTGGCTCGGTGCGGGTGCGGGCCCGGCTCCCCGAGGCCCAAGCCTTGGAGGTCAAGCCGGGAATGCCCGCCCACATCGAACTCGACGCCCTGCCCGGCCAGCGTCTGAACGCCAAGGTCGAGCGTCTCTCGGCTGTTGCCGAGGTGCAGGGGCAAGGAGGGAGCGCGGTGCTGCCGGTGTTCCTGCGCTTCACTGAGGCAGCGGCTCGGTCGGTCAAGCCGGGTTTCACCGGGACGGCTCGGGTCATCGTGCTCAGCCTGCCCCAAGCCACGCTGGTTCCGCTCGAGACGCTGGTGGAGGAAAACGGCCGGAGCTTCGTGTGGGTGGTGGACAAGGAGACCCACACCGTCAAGAAGCAACCCGTTACCGTGCGCTCGCGCAACCTCACCCAGGCCGCGGTGGAGGGGGTTTCCCCGGGTGTGTGGATAGTGAGCCTGCCCCCCCAGACCCTCAAAGATGGGGCCAAAGTGCGCTACAATCCCCCGGCCTCGGGAACTTCCCAGGGATCGTGA
- a CDS encoding ABC transporter ATP-binding protein yields MPAVVEMRGITKVYRSGGGARVVEVQALRGIDLTIEQGEYVAIMGPSGSGKSTLMHLIGLLDSPTSGSYKLGGVETSGLSEVELAKIRNQRIGFVFQAFFLLPKLTALHNVALPLVYRGVGLAERLRRSKAALEAVGLGDRLDHRPSELSGGQKQRVAIARALVQEPDILLADEPTGNLDSKSAEEILALFDLLHQEGKTVIMVTHEPDVGARAQRIIRLRDGLIVGTVGEAA; encoded by the coding sequence ATGCCTGCGGTCGTGGAGATGCGGGGTATCACCAAGGTCTACCGCTCGGGTGGGGGGGCTCGAGTCGTGGAGGTGCAAGCCCTGCGGGGGATTGACCTCACTATCGAGCAGGGGGAGTACGTGGCGATTATGGGGCCTTCGGGCTCGGGTAAATCTACCTTGATGCACCTGATTGGCCTGCTGGATTCGCCTACCTCCGGCAGCTACAAGCTCGGCGGGGTCGAGACCTCTGGCCTCAGCGAGGTGGAACTGGCCAAGATACGCAACCAACGCATCGGCTTCGTGTTTCAGGCATTTTTCCTCCTGCCCAAGCTGACCGCGTTGCACAACGTGGCCTTGCCCTTGGTATACCGGGGGGTGGGGCTTGCCGAGCGGCTGCGGCGGTCTAAGGCGGCGCTTGAGGCAGTGGGCCTGGGGGATCGCCTTGATCACCGTCCCTCGGAGCTTTCCGGGGGGCAGAAGCAGCGGGTAGCCATCGCCCGGGCGCTTGTCCAGGAGCCCGATATCCTGCTGGCCGATGAACCCACCGGCAACCTCGACTCAAAGTCCGCGGAGGAGATTTTGGCCTTATTCGATTTGCTCCACCAAGAGGGCAAAACCGTCATCATGGTCACCCACGAGCCGGACGTAGGGGCCCGGGCCCAGCGCATCATTCGCTTGCGCGATGGCTTGATCGTGGGGACGGTAGGGGAGGCGGCATGA
- a CDS encoding ABC transporter permease: MNPLENFRMAFEALSGNRLRSFLALLGIVIGVFAVTTMVSLGEMASAGITRDLEGIAGRSIFIQPDFNNGANFDSAPIRDEDLQSLQALPVKVIPQLLGNIQYEPKPGDRRWLQLQGTPGDLPSLDPTTKIARGRYFSDSEARGGLPLAVLSDRAAKDLFPGRDPIGQTVRLFFSDGSRADLTVVGVLEPPGGIFGGLGSTATVYAPIPYLWASGQFRRDRYDFVLLSLNKGADAAQVQNQVRHIFETRYGKGKYSIQSTESFQSTLRNITLILQALLGAIAGLSLLVGGIGIMNIMLVSVTERTREIGLRKALGATAALIRQQFLIEAVVLTLLGGILGVLLAVGLLALISALVPFFGVFVLSPVTVLLALTVSALVGLFFGVWPAARAAALDPIEALRFE, from the coding sequence ATGAACCCCCTCGAGAACTTCCGCATGGCCTTCGAGGCGCTCTCGGGAAACCGGCTGCGGAGCTTTTTGGCGTTATTAGGCATCGTGATCGGGGTGTTCGCGGTCACCACGATGGTGAGCTTGGGCGAGATGGCCTCTGCCGGAATCACCCGCGACCTCGAGGGCATCGCCGGGCGCAGCATCTTCATCCAGCCGGACTTCAACAATGGGGCCAACTTCGATTCTGCCCCCATCCGCGACGAGGACCTCCAGAGCCTGCAAGCCCTTCCGGTAAAGGTGATTCCCCAGCTTTTGGGGAACATCCAGTACGAGCCCAAACCGGGGGATCGGCGCTGGTTGCAACTCCAGGGCACGCCTGGCGATCTCCCCAGCCTCGATCCCACTACCAAGATCGCTCGGGGGCGCTATTTCAGCGACTCCGAAGCCAGGGGTGGTCTGCCCTTGGCGGTGCTTTCGGACCGGGCAGCCAAGGACTTGTTTCCTGGCCGTGACCCTATCGGGCAGACCGTACGGCTCTTTTTTTCCGATGGCAGCCGGGCTGACCTCACCGTGGTGGGGGTGCTCGAGCCCCCGGGCGGGATCTTCGGCGGACTCGGTTCGACCGCTACCGTATATGCGCCTATCCCCTACCTCTGGGCCAGCGGGCAGTTTCGCCGTGACCGCTATGATTTCGTGCTGCTTTCGCTCAACAAGGGAGCCGACGCAGCACAGGTGCAAAACCAGGTGCGCCACATCTTCGAGACCCGCTACGGCAAGGGCAAATACTCCATCCAGTCCACCGAAAGCTTCCAGAGCACCCTGCGCAACATCACCTTGATCCTGCAAGCCCTTTTGGGGGCCATCGCTGGTTTGTCGCTTCTGGTAGGGGGTATCGGGATCATGAATATCATGCTGGTGAGCGTGACCGAGCGCACCCGCGAGATTGGGCTGCGCAAAGCGCTGGGGGCAACCGCTGCGCTCATCCGGCAACAGTTTTTGATCGAGGCGGTGGTGCTCACCCTGCTGGGAGGAATATTGGGGGTGCTGCTGGCCGTGGGCTTGCTGGCCTTGATTTCGGCCTTGGTGCCTTTTTTCGGGGTGTTCGTCCTGAGCCCGGTGACGGTGCTCCTGGCCCTCACGGTGAGTGCGTTGGTGGGGCTTTTCTTTGGAGTATGGCCCGCTGCCAGGGCAGCTGCCCTCGACCCCATCGAGGCGCTCCGGTTCGAGTAG
- a CDS encoding aldo/keto reductase — translation MTTQTQTLIQFKGLPPVPPLGLGTWQWGDTWVWGFGKGYQESDIQAAFRASLEGGLRLVDTAEVYGLGRAERMLGQFLKTSQVRPLVVSKFFPFPWRLHRKSLIRALKNSLKRLQLSQLDLYLQHWPWPPLPVEAWAEALAEAYELGLTKAVGVSNFNPQQLERSLTVLSKHNVPLAANQVEYHLLERTPEKSGLKALMEREGIVLMAYSPLAMGWLTGKYSLEHPPKGGYRDRYKNRPQVPALLEVLKQIAASKNATPAQVALRWCIEKGTLPIPGAKNAQQAEANALALQLTLNPEELARLDAASA, via the coding sequence ATGACTACACAAACCCAGACCCTAATTCAATTCAAGGGCCTCCCCCCCGTCCCCCCGCTCGGCCTCGGCACCTGGCAGTGGGGGGATACTTGGGTATGGGGCTTTGGCAAGGGCTACCAGGAGTCGGACATCCAAGCTGCGTTTCGAGCTAGCCTGGAAGGCGGCCTCCGACTGGTAGACACTGCGGAGGTGTATGGGCTAGGCCGCGCCGAACGAATGCTGGGGCAATTTCTCAAAACCAGCCAGGTTCGTCCCCTGGTAGTCTCCAAGTTCTTCCCCTTCCCCTGGCGCTTGCACCGCAAATCTTTAATCCGCGCGCTGAAAAATAGCCTAAAACGCCTACAGCTATCGCAGCTCGACCTCTACCTGCAACACTGGCCCTGGCCTCCCCTACCCGTCGAGGCATGGGCGGAGGCGTTGGCCGAAGCCTACGAACTGGGCCTTACCAAAGCCGTAGGGGTATCGAACTTTAACCCACAGCAACTCGAGCGCAGCCTGACCGTCTTGAGCAAACACAACGTCCCGCTGGCGGCCAACCAGGTGGAATACCACCTGCTCGAGCGCACCCCCGAGAAAAGCGGGCTCAAAGCGCTCATGGAGCGCGAAGGGATCGTGCTGATGGCCTATAGCCCGCTGGCGATGGGCTGGCTGACCGGGAAGTACAGCCTCGAGCACCCCCCCAAAGGCGGCTACCGGGACCGCTACAAAAACCGCCCACAGGTTCCAGCCCTCCTGGAAGTCCTCAAACAGATCGCCGCGTCCAAGAACGCCACCCCGGCTCAAGTCGCCCTACGCTGGTGTATTGAGAAGGGCACTCTGCCCATCCCGGGGGCCAAGAACGCCCAGCAGGCCGAGGCCAACGCGCTCGCGCTGCAGCTCACCTTGAACCCCGAAGAACTGGCCCGGCTTGACGCGGCGAGCGCCTAA
- a CDS encoding AAA family ATPase yields MRLPPDLLEWQTFPQDPEAPVSEWPSESFYGQERAREALEAALRTGGHGYLVGPSGLGKKAALFDFLKRQPPRTPPPDQLYLPLSAFEALGMKLPAGQGRGLQRAASSFLAERQLLAAYLRQMPFLQEKYRLEAQFNAQQRTLLERLAEEAKAQGFTLQQTEEGIRLSGPQEPSPDLKARLEETALALMSLAHQATEALGRLRYEWAAQYLEPRLRTLGEQYPAARPYWEALYRQLLAWSEAGEYPQDVTPWQAHLLLGATPQDPPPVVYEPLPTPARLCGRLEYRSVEGRLITYAGLIRPGALHKAQGGFLVLDAIQVWQQGSWPYLKRALKNGEVELFREESGGPKVQGLEALPMPLQTQVFLVGPHEVFHLMEHDDDFAELFRFRVEFSPVLEANPRTLRFLGSFVQSYGYTLTQGALAALYDYARRSVEHRQLLDGRLEELLTLAREAKALSQNPLVTREAVLQAIDLRDARSALSEEFFLREVREGTWNFQLQGKALGQVNGLVVLETDPPWGRPVRITARASAGREGVVSIDREAGLTGQVFHKAALTLEGYLRGHYAEVGALAVTVSVVFEQNYGHIEGDSAGLAELLAVLSAIGGFSLRQDLAVTGAVDQLGNVLAVGGVTPKVEGFYRICQAVGLTGSQGVVLPKANLINLTLSEEVLQAVKAGQFHIYAVSQVDEALELFTGLKKGFRGAHERVRAALEEFQKLEDGEEEPEEPKP; encoded by the coding sequence ATGCGTCTTCCTCCCGACCTCCTGGAGTGGCAGACCTTTCCCCAAGACCCCGAGGCCCCGGTCTCGGAATGGCCGAGCGAAAGTTTTTACGGCCAAGAACGGGCCAGAGAGGCCCTAGAAGCTGCTTTGCGTACCGGCGGGCACGGCTACTTGGTGGGGCCTTCTGGGCTGGGAAAGAAAGCCGCCCTCTTCGACTTCCTTAAGCGCCAACCGCCCCGTACCCCTCCCCCCGATCAGCTCTACCTCCCGCTCTCGGCCTTTGAGGCTTTAGGAATGAAGCTTCCCGCAGGGCAGGGCCGAGGATTGCAGCGTGCTGCCTCGAGCTTTCTGGCCGAGCGCCAGTTGCTCGCAGCTTATCTGCGGCAGATGCCTTTTTTACAAGAGAAATACCGCCTCGAGGCCCAGTTCAACGCCCAGCAGCGCACTTTGCTGGAGAGGCTGGCCGAGGAAGCCAAGGCCCAGGGGTTCACCCTGCAACAGACCGAAGAAGGCATCCGGCTTTCCGGCCCCCAAGAGCCCTCCCCAGACCTCAAAGCACGGCTCGAGGAGACCGCGCTGGCCCTGATGAGCCTGGCCCACCAGGCCACCGAGGCCCTGGGGCGGCTGCGCTATGAATGGGCGGCGCAGTACCTCGAGCCCCGCCTACGCACCCTCGGTGAGCAGTATCCCGCGGCCCGGCCCTATTGGGAAGCCCTCTACCGCCAGCTTCTGGCCTGGAGCGAAGCGGGAGAATATCCCCAGGACGTGACCCCCTGGCAGGCCCACCTGCTGCTGGGCGCTACCCCGCAAGATCCTCCACCCGTGGTCTACGAGCCCCTGCCAACCCCGGCTAGGCTTTGTGGGCGGCTCGAGTACCGCTCGGTGGAGGGACGGCTCATCACCTACGCCGGGCTGATCCGGCCCGGCGCGCTGCACAAGGCCCAGGGCGGGTTCTTGGTGCTGGACGCAATCCAAGTGTGGCAACAAGGAAGTTGGCCTTACCTTAAGCGGGCGCTCAAGAATGGCGAGGTCGAACTCTTCCGCGAGGAAAGCGGTGGCCCCAAGGTGCAAGGCCTGGAAGCCCTCCCCATGCCCCTCCAGACCCAGGTCTTCTTGGTCGGGCCGCACGAGGTCTTCCACCTGATGGAGCATGACGACGACTTCGCCGAGTTGTTCCGCTTTCGGGTGGAATTCTCCCCGGTGCTCGAGGCCAACCCCCGCACCTTGCGCTTTTTGGGGAGCTTCGTGCAAAGTTACGGCTACACCCTGACCCAAGGAGCCCTGGCCGCCCTGTACGACTATGCCCGGCGTAGCGTGGAGCATCGCCAGCTGCTGGATGGTCGGCTCGAGGAGCTTCTCACCCTGGCTCGAGAAGCCAAGGCCCTCAGCCAAAACCCCCTGGTGACCCGCGAGGCTGTACTGCAAGCCATCGACCTGCGCGATGCCCGCTCGGCCCTGAGCGAGGAGTTCTTTTTGCGCGAGGTACGCGAGGGGACTTGGAACTTCCAGCTCCAGGGCAAAGCCTTAGGCCAGGTGAACGGGCTAGTGGTCCTGGAGACCGACCCCCCCTGGGGCCGCCCGGTGCGCATCACCGCCCGGGCCTCCGCCGGACGCGAAGGGGTGGTTTCCATAGACCGCGAGGCAGGCCTTACCGGACAGGTCTTTCACAAAGCAGCCCTCACCCTCGAGGGCTACCTGCGCGGCCACTATGCCGAGGTAGGCGCGCTGGCAGTGACCGTGAGCGTGGTCTTCGAGCAGAACTACGGCCACATCGAGGGGGATTCGGCGGGGTTAGCCGAGTTGCTGGCGGTCCTCTCGGCCATCGGGGGCTTCTCCCTGCGGCAAGACCTGGCCGTTACCGGTGCGGTGGATCAGCTGGGGAACGTGCTGGCGGTGGGAGGGGTTACCCCCAAGGTAGAGGGCTTCTACCGTATCTGTCAGGCAGTAGGGCTCACCGGGAGCCAGGGGGTGGTGTTGCCGAAAGCCAACTTGATCAACCTGACGCTCTCAGAAGAGGTGTTGCAGGCTGTAAAAGCCGGGCAGTTCCACATCTACGCGGTGAGCCAAGTGGACGAGGCGTTGGAACTCTTCACCGGGCTCAAAAAGGGTTTTAGGGGAGCCCACGAGCGGGTGAGGGCGGCGCTCGAGGAGTTCCAAAAGCTCGAGGACGGTGAGGAGGAACCCGAAGAGCCCAAACCGTAA
- the glgC gene encoding glucose-1-phosphate adenylyltransferase, whose product MSLKVLGMILAGGQGSRLYPLTAKRAKPAVPFGARYRIIDFVLNNFINSRIYAIYVLTQFKAQSLTEHIQRNWRFGAFLDDHFVLLVPAQMYRYEELGAAWYRGTADAIYQNLHLISNNRPETVAVFGGDHIFKMNVAHMLDYHLDNRADITIAAYSVPVAEASRFGVLQVDDQWRLLDFEEKPKEPKPIPGRSDMALVSMGNYLFRTEALVELLEHDARDNNSSHDFGKDVIPRALKEGYRIQVYDFKRNPIPGQSGPNNYWRDVGTLDAYFEASMDLVAVTPEFDLYNEEWPLRAANYNSPPAKFVHEAGNRIGQAFNSLLAGGVIISGGTVRSSVLFRRVRVNSYAQVERAVLFDHVEVGRYAKLKNVIVDKNVRIPPNTEIGFDLEADRARGFIVTPSGVVVVPKSYRF is encoded by the coding sequence ATGAGCTTGAAAGTGTTGGGGATGATTCTCGCGGGGGGCCAGGGTAGCCGTCTGTACCCGCTCACCGCCAAACGCGCCAAGCCTGCCGTGCCTTTTGGTGCGCGTTATCGCATCATCGACTTCGTGCTCAACAACTTCATCAACTCGCGCATCTACGCCATCTATGTGCTGACCCAGTTCAAGGCCCAGTCGCTCACCGAGCACATCCAGCGCAACTGGCGCTTTGGGGCTTTTTTGGACGACCACTTCGTGCTGCTGGTTCCGGCCCAGATGTACCGCTACGAGGAACTAGGAGCCGCCTGGTACCGCGGCACGGCCGATGCCATCTACCAAAACCTGCACCTTATCTCCAACAACCGCCCGGAAACGGTGGCTGTTTTCGGCGGCGACCATATCTTCAAGATGAACGTGGCCCACATGCTCGATTACCACCTGGATAACCGAGCCGACATCACCATCGCCGCCTACTCGGTGCCGGTGGCCGAGGCTAGCCGCTTTGGGGTGCTCCAGGTAGATGATCAGTGGCGGCTGCTCGATTTCGAGGAGAAGCCCAAGGAGCCCAAGCCCATCCCCGGCCGCTCAGACATGGCGCTCGTCTCGATGGGTAACTACCTCTTTCGCACCGAGGCCTTGGTGGAACTCCTCGAGCACGACGCCCGCGATAACAACTCCTCGCACGACTTTGGCAAGGACGTAATCCCCCGGGCGCTCAAAGAGGGCTACCGCATCCAGGTCTACGATTTCAAGCGCAACCCCATCCCCGGTCAGAGTGGCCCCAACAACTATTGGCGCGATGTAGGGACCCTCGATGCCTACTTTGAAGCCAGCATGGACCTGGTCGCGGTCACCCCGGAGTTTGACCTTTATAACGAGGAGTGGCCCCTGCGGGCAGCCAACTACAATAGTCCCCCGGCCAAGTTCGTCCATGAGGCAGGAAACCGCATCGGCCAGGCTTTCAATAGCCTCCTGGCGGGCGGGGTGATCATCTCGGGTGGGACGGTGCGCTCCTCGGTGTTGTTCCGCCGGGTACGGGTCAACTCCTACGCCCAGGTCGAGCGGGCGGTGCTCTTCGATCACGTTGAGGTAGGCCGCTATGCCAAGCTCAAGAATGTGATCGTGGACAAAAACGTGCGGATTCCCCCTAACACCGAGATCGGTTTTGACCTCGAGGCCGACCGCGCCCGGGGTTTCATCGTGACCCCCTCGGGGGTGGTGGTGGTTCCCAAGAGCTATCGTTTTTAG
- a CDS encoding SagB/ThcOx family dehydrogenase: MDKHPGKLFYRLTRLFPGDDLPGKRVPAAKVYANPLESVDLPEPAKDGGAPVWRVLSRLAPTQPRVGASITQAELSQALFPLAMRRGGRGYPSAGNAYPLEVYVVAHRLQDTFPGTYHYAAKQHQLEQLSTKVNMEAWRAALMDLEAVENSAALLVFTAVPERSEAVFGLRGYKYGLLEPGYAVSLVMLAATSLGLMAYPAETFYDEQVRKLLALPEGEYPVVVLLLGR; the protein is encoded by the coding sequence ATGGATAAACACCCTGGCAAGCTGTTCTATCGCCTCACCCGTCTGTTCCCCGGAGATGATCTGCCGGGAAAACGGGTACCTGCGGCCAAGGTGTATGCCAATCCCCTCGAGTCGGTGGACCTCCCCGAGCCCGCCAAGGACGGTGGAGCCCCGGTGTGGCGGGTGCTCTCCCGGCTAGCCCCGACCCAGCCCCGGGTTGGGGCTAGCATTACCCAAGCTGAGCTTTCTCAGGCCCTTTTCCCTCTGGCCATGCGGCGGGGTGGGCGTGGCTACCCCTCGGCAGGGAACGCTTACCCGCTCGAGGTCTACGTGGTGGCCCACCGCTTACAAGACACCTTTCCCGGCACCTACCACTACGCCGCCAAACAGCACCAGCTCGAGCAGCTTTCTACCAAGGTGAATATGGAAGCCTGGCGTGCAGCCCTGATGGACTTGGAAGCCGTGGAGAACTCAGCGGCCCTCCTGGTGTTCACGGCTGTTCCCGAGCGTAGCGAGGCGGTGTTCGGGTTACGCGGGTACAAGTATGGACTCCTCGAGCCCGGCTACGCGGTGAGCCTGGTGATGTTGGCCGCCACCTCGCTAGGCCTGATGGCCTACCCCGCTGAGACCTTCTACGATGAACAGGTGCGCAAACTCTTAGCGCTTCCAGAGGGCGAGTATCCGGTAGTGGTTCTTCTCCTGGGGCGCTAA
- a CDS encoding gamma-glutamylcyclotransferase family protein — protein MPSAVFVYGTLKRGERNFPVSQQAGWVRSEPGWLEGFQLFHIPQREPRPYSYPAIVQADGRVWGEVQCFQDLEYALTVLDPLEDEGQEYLRIPATAHTPSGTIRVWVYVYPGLEAIRHAQGILVPGGRWSESLNGTGSFG, from the coding sequence TTGCCTTCTGCGGTTTTCGTCTACGGAACCCTCAAACGGGGTGAGCGCAACTTTCCGGTCTCCCAGCAGGCCGGTTGGGTGCGTTCGGAGCCGGGCTGGCTCGAGGGCTTCCAGCTTTTTCACATCCCCCAGCGGGAGCCCCGGCCCTACAGCTACCCCGCCATCGTCCAGGCGGACGGGCGGGTCTGGGGCGAGGTGCAGTGCTTCCAGGACCTCGAGTATGCCCTCACCGTGCTCGACCCACTGGAGGACGAGGGGCAAGAATACCTACGCATCCCCGCCACCGCCCACACCCCCTCGGGAACCATCCGGGTATGGGTCTACGTGTATCCCGGCCTCGAGGCTATCCGGCACGCCCAGGGGATCTTGGTGCCGGGCGGGAGGTGGAGTGAATCTCTAAACGGAACGGGGTCTTTTGGCTAA